In Oryzias melastigma strain HK-1 linkage group LG6, ASM292280v2, whole genome shotgun sequence, the DNA window TTAAACACCATTTACCATGTTCTTAAATAGTTAGACTAACAtatatttgtggtttaaataaAGGAGGTAGTTTAGATAAAACGTAATGCCTCACATTTTAGATTGGGACACCATTGTTGTTACGCGGCTATTAATGTGTATCTAATAGCGCCACCCAGTGTCCGGGTTGAGACCTTGCGGCACACGTTTTCACGTAGGTTGACAACAAATGTCCCGCCCAGCATTGAAACTTTGGCGGTGCCTTAATGGAGacgcttgtttttatttaacgtTTAACTAAAAGGGGCGGGACTTTCCCACCAAACTACAGTTTTCGTATGGATTAACCCGCCCATCGACAACCGGTAAACCCGGAGAACCCAAACGAACGTGTTCCTGTGACGTAGTAGCTCTGCTTTAAAAATCGCTTGTTTTGTCCGGAAGCTGTGTTTTTTTCGCTAGCTATGTAACTTTTTCGACAATTGGTAAGCAAAAAGAAGAAGGTAATATGAATTCAAATGTAGTCCTAATATcgacttaaaaataatttaaacacggtggctttttgaaaatgtgtgtcGGCGTAACAGTTGCCAGTTGTTTTGTTGTctcattttgaattattttaccGCCACGCCACTATGTTTACTGACAGACACACTAATGTAAAGTTGAAGAAAGGAGTCATCAATCAGCTTATATTAGTTGACAAAATGTTTAGACTGTTTTGATGGAGAGGGGTGGCGAAGGAGACCCGAGTTCTGATGAAAAAGGGGGAGTCCAGGCGCCAGGCGGCGGCTGCTCAGACACCGAGCACGCAGCAGCAGGAGTTAGAAGATGGAGAGGAGGATGCTGCACCGACACAATACCCGTTGAGTACATCAATTGAAGCTCCAAGGGAGCAGAGGACGCTTTCAAACCGGGTTCAGGGGAATTGTGAAGAGGCTGGAGTCAGTAGGTCACGTGATTTGATTCCTAAAAGCCAAGCAGGAGCTTTAAACCcagaaaaagatgacaaaagtgTGTCTCCCACAAGCCTTTTGGGCACCCGTGATCCATCCACATCAAGCCCCTCATCCACCTCTTGGTCCTCCAGCTGTTACGATATGGTTCTTTCATCTTCCTCCGCATCCTCTCATTCTTCTGGCGTGTCTCTGAGTCCACCGTTGCCTCCGTCTGTGGAGGTCTCAGCTGTGTTGACTGACACAAGACTAACTCTGGACGTGTACCACGGGGGAGCGGGGGCATTGCCATTGCTGTGGGGGTCCGTTCCAGCCGAGCTGAGAGGGATCCAGTACCTCAGGCTTGGTTCTGAGGACAGATCCGGGCTGGACGGTGCCCTGAATGTGCTAACAAACCTCACAGAGCTGCGCTCACTTGCTATCCGgggtaatttttaaaaacacatttaaaatatccACAATATTTTTCCTCTATtgacctgttttatttttttaaaggacaccGTCTGTATGACTCGAAGGGGGAGCCTCTGCCTGGCCTCCTCACCTCTTTGCCCTCATCCGTGTCTTCTCTCGCACACCTGGTGCACCTGGACCTCTCCTTCAATCAGCTCTCCTGTGTGCCCCCCTGCCTGCTGATCCTGCCTCTGCTATCCTCTCTGCTGCTTTGTCACAACATCATCTCGGCGTTGCCTCCTGAGATATGCCAGCTGTCCTCTCTAACCTACCTCTCCCTCCTGGGCAACACATTGGGGTCCCTTCCTTCAAGTTTGGGCCAACTGAAGGCACTGCAGAAACTTAACGTGTCACACAACCTCCTGGAAGAACTACCAGATGAAATCGGCAGTCTGAGCGAGCTTGTTCAACTGGATTTGTCCCACAATAAACTAAAGCAGCTTCCAGAGAGCATGGGTAAGGGTTTAAGGGTGAGCAACATTTTATAGAACCTAACGTGAAGATGTAACGTTCATCCGTCTCCTGCAGGATCTCTCTTTTCTCTCAGGGAACTTGTTATCTACAGCAATGACATGCGCATGGTTCCATCGTGTCTAAGCAAACTGCCTCAGCTTAAAATAGATGCACGGGACAATCCTTTGGGAAAACCTCCaacacctcctcctcttcctcctacACTTGGTACAGTCTGAAAAAATCCCActgaattttcttaaataatGATTTACTTCACACATTTATCACctattatttctttaatcagGTCCATCAGCGACAAAAATGCCCGAGCTGCACCTTGGATTTAATCAGCACAGGTACAGTAACATTCATAATCATGTAATAATACATTTGTGTCTATGCTAAAGATAATTTTCTTTTCCATAGTTTTTGGGTTACCCCTGCTGGGTGTCATGTATTTCTTCCCGGAGGGGCTGAGCTGGTGTTTCCGTACCGTTGCCTGCTGACAACCACCAGACTGAGCTGGGCCGAGAAGAGGCCGAACAGGAAGTGGGTGTGGCTGGAGGAACACGACATCCTACTAAGTCGTCCACTGGAACTTCGTCCTCATGGTGTTGAATTTTTAAAGGTATAGatacaaactttttcattgtttttgatgCCAACACCATGAAATATGAAGCAAATCTTTATCAACAATAAGTGAAatctatacattttaaatatttatgcattCAGGCATTAActagaaaattcatttttacaataaagtaAGTGCAGGATTAATTTGactataaaacacatttacattgcTGCCTTTTACCAGCAATAACCATGTTTTGTAGTTAATAATATCAGTtgattttttgcacaaaatagtTTAAAGGTAAATTTTAGAATTCAGCAATGAACATTGTTAGATAAGATCAATTCTCCAACTATTTTATTGCAATGCAATTTATGTGCTTCCAAAAACTGTTTCCTGTGTTGATTTTATAACCAGAAAATCTTCCAGAATGGCTAGAATACGGTaggtttttattgtcattgtaacaTCAACGATGCATGATGTATGACATAAAAAAGTTCCTGGTACTTGTAGCATATGGGAGTTTAAAgtctttttggtattttttgctACAAATTGTGATAGCAAAACACTgaccatttttaatttaagcgtttagcaatttattatttcattgaAGTGTTTATGTTAGAATTTACAATTGTCACACATAAATGAAGGGGAGATTTCTGTGTAAATGGCTGTCGTTTTTTGTGTTggcttttctcttctttctgtCTGGCTGTCTGGCCcagagctaaaagaaaaaaaataaaaaacaaccaacaacctggtaaaaaaaattatttttcaaattaggttttgtctaaaatacaaaagatgttaatacatattttaggtttaaacaCCTGGTTTGCCAAAGGAATTTGAAACAGAACCCCAATCCATCGGGGTTGTTTGCTTAGTAGACAActtgttgaaacaaaaaaaagaaataaaactctcaaaataaaaaaggttaaaaaaaaacaactgttaaatttaatttttttgcatatgAGAGATACATAAAtagagtattttttaaattttgcttttaataattttctgaTGTTTAACGTCTCAAATTTTTAGCCGGTGGAGGTGTGTGTGCCGTATCATcgaaaaaaaaggagggaagtAGTCGTGCGGAGGTTTGATGGAGAGTTATGGAGTACTCTGTCCACTGACGTGAGGAGAGGAAGCAAACACAACTGTTGCCATCCTGGGGGGCATCCAGTCAGggtaaatataaacatttaagaatttgtcttgcatttttttttattcttgctgGTGATTtggtgtagggaaaaaaaaatgactgcttGTTTTTTCTAGCTGGCATGCTGTTCGGTGAGAAGCTTCTCGTGGTTTATGGCGGTGGCCAGACCAGTTCGGGACAGCTGCTCCGTCACTCCCACCGGAGCCCTGCTGGTGTCCAGCGCTCATCCTGGAATCAAGCTTCACTTTCCTCCCGACTCCACCGCACAGACTCGCTCTGTGACTCTTCAGGTGACGTTCACAAAGGTTTTCTTGACTTATTCCTCTCCGTCTGCCACAGAGTGCTCCATATTTAGGTGAACTTCCATCCTCCATaggtgctgcaggtttctgAGTCAACAGTCCAGGCTGTGTGTGGTGATCCTCAGGTCAGAGTCAGCCCCCTTCTCTGTCTGTCCCAGAATCCCTGCCTGCATTTCCTTCAGCCAGTCAAAGTTCAGATCCCTCTACCATCTGGACTCACAGGTACATCAGAACCAGCTCCATTCCTCCTCACGTATAACACACGTTATTAACATCTGCAGTATTTCTGCAGGCCACACAGCAGATCTCTCCTGCCTGCATCTGCTCCACGGAGATCCTGCTGCACAAACATGGACCGACATTACATCACAAGTGTCTCTCTATGTCACCCATTTGTACgccattttctacatcacacaCTTTTCTTGGTGAGTCCCGGTGCTTATATCGGAGTTACAACTGCTTGGCACATTGCACAGCAGCTTTTTTGACCGTTTTTCTGTCACTGCATTGCCCACACAGGTACTGGCTTTGGTATACCACTCAGCGCTGTGTCAGTGGGGTGGTCCGGAAGGTTTACCAGCGCCTAAAACAATTCAAAGTCCAGTTCCTTGTCCTTCAGAGGAAGACCGATCCCTCCCAGGTTCTGCTGCAGTGTTTACCTACCAATAAGGTGGATTGTTCTGTTCTGTGCTTTAGACTTCACTGAATCTGGACTGTAAAatcgtgtttaaaaaaaagtccacttcCTAAACAGTTGTTGTTGTGGTTCCTGCACAGGTAGAGAGCAGAGTGAAGTTTTTATCAGAGCAATACGATGGCCCCCAACCCTCAGACCTGTGTGACCTGCTGGAAGGCGAGCAATTCTTCGCTGGCTTTGAGAGAGGCTTAGATATCAGCACAGGTATAAAGTCTCTGCAGCTACAAGGTCTTCGTATATGTGCTGTTTTATAATAGCTGCCTGGTCTCACAGTGTGATGATGTAGCTCTTTCTTGGTTTTTCCAGACAGTCCAGATTGTGTTAGCGGTCGGCTTTGTTTCGTGTTTTACTCGAGCCTCAAGAACCTGAAGGAGGTGTACATCTGTCCGGTCCAGGGCCAGACGGGACCCGTGAGGGGACAGGTGGGAAGAAATGCAAATGCTCCTCTGTTTTTGGTTAGGGTCGCAGATCTTACATTTCTACAGCATGTAATGGTACCTGAGATACAAAGTACAGGTGTTTGTCATCACCAGACATATAATAGACTACAGAAACAAGTGTTTAAAGACATTCCTTATGGGGACGAAGCTTTTTATGTTATTAGGAGCTTCTTATTCctgttaaaatacagtttttgatGAGTTTGTAGGTTTGCAAACAGAGAGGTTTGTTCAGATTTATACTCAGTTTTAActtcacttttgttttagttcttttttatgACTATATTTGTACAAACATGTTTCATGTTAGTCATTTCAAGTCCTATATATCTCCAAAATtagataataaatatatttattatttcagtaATCATCTCAGaaacaagagttttgaaaatggttgtattattcatttctgtagattataaaaaaataatcaaaacacttattttaaattaattaaatgtaatctTCTCTGTATCTTAAAGAATTGTTCTGGTATTTATAACAAAATTATGTATTTCACTTGGTTTTTATAATATATTgcttctgatttttcttttttttttgcagtccGAGAACtgtctgtttatttcttttttctcagaattttccTTTTGAACTATATTTTTCACTCTCAAAGTATTTGCCAGTATTTTTAAGGatataaaaattgtaatttttttaaaaaaaaaaaaaaaagacttttttcttcAAGAATCACTGCTTCGATATTGAATCAATtctatttaaaatcaaaacttaaagaaacaattttggtaaaaaatctcagtttatTCAAACCTCTTTTCCTAATCcaaatttatttgattaaaaaaatggtataagaagaagaaagttgcaactttcattgttaaaataattattattttacattaaaaactacaAGTACACAGTTTATtcctttggaaaaaaatcaaaaagtttgttaaaagttCGAGCAATCTGTGGATTTTAGGAgtctatatttttaaattgatttttttcccctcaatgaCACCATCTTAAAGCCATtttcaaaagctgttttaatgaATCTGAAATTCTGTCTCACAGTAATAGGAGTTTGTTGCTAAAGTACCAAAGTCAAAGAAAAATTACTAATGCATTAAAGGGAACTCATGATCTTCCAagattatcactttttttttcactgtaaaacatgtgaaaatatttgctaaattgtGTTCTCGTAAATCTCCAATTTAAATGTACACTATTTCAATATATTTGCACATAGGTGTAAAAGAATCtagcatttttttagataaaacccCCCACagataatgtcattttttactcTGTTGTAGGTGTCTTTCTACAGAGGAGAGATTCCCAGTAATCTTCCAGAGGAAGTGGCCAGAAAGAGGAAAGGACTTGACAACCAGTGGCTCGCTACGCTACCATTAAAGCTTCCCGTCAGTTAAAGAAACATAGGCTTTTGCCATATTTTATAAGATGCTTGAAGTTATTTTCTCTGAACACATCataattcagataaaaaaattctgtatttGAATTATCATCTACAAACATTGTTCTTCTCCTTTAGGCCCTAAACTCAGACAACAGCTACAACTTGGATGAGCAGCAGTATCCTCCTCTGAACCTGGGTGACCCTGAGAGCGGATACCTGACAGAAGCCAACCTGCTCTCAATCTCTCTTCAGATTGGTCAGGACTGGCGGGTTATCGGCATCAATCTTGGTTTAAGTTACCAAGAGCTGGAGCGCATTGAATACAAACAcaggtaaaaataaatccaagatGTTTCAAAATAACCATTTTGCAGATAGTAATATAAAAAGATTGAAGAGTGAGGTATTAATTAATTTCAAGACCTGCAATTTCATAGTGTTGGGATTATGAATACATaatgcatactttttttttttttttttttgcaaatggataaaaaataatttgattatttgCTCAGAAAGAATTTCTCGagattcatttttgttaaaaaaaaaagaaaaaaaatgtctgaaggtGTGCAGAATGAGAATTTGTTTTGACAGAATGAACTGAATTATGTAATCATGctttgcacacacacaaaaaacttcTGGGAACAGGACAGCGTGAGCTGCTCTGTAACCGGAGGAAAACTCTCTCTGTGGGAGAGAAACGGGGGagatttttgattgttttaatctGCAGTGTCGGCCATCTTTGAGCCATCTGGGACGCTGCAGGAGATTACACACCCACTGTTGCTCATCTGGCCCCTCCCCCTTCCCTCATGTTCAGAAAACCTCTCATGATGCCTTCCTGGAGGGGAAATAAAACACGTTATGTAAAGTTACATATTcaggttttaaataaatttagatTAAAGTGTAAAATGCAGACAAACTGAAGCAGACTTCTAACATTTCTCATGCTATAAAATGACATTGTTAACACATATGTTTgtaagcatgtttttttaatgtcttgatTGTGTTCTGCTCATCAGGGACAACCTGGGTGCCTTGGTGCTGCACATGCTGTTCCACTGGGCCCACCAGCAGAAGAGTGCAGGGCCTGGGGCAGTGTCCAGACTCACCGCCGCTATGATAGAGAGTGGCAGGAGGGACCTGGCTGAAGAGATTGAGGACATCGTCAATATAGGGAGGAGAAAATACTCCGAGTCGTTGAGGAGAGTCGGCCTTGAAGCCGAGGGTTCGTGTCCCGCTGAAGCGCAGCAGCAGATAAACCCACACTGAGTGCAGATGGCAGCTTGTTTACAGTGGGTCACAATCATTTTGTCTGGCTCTTTGGACCAACATCCTCGTCGCACAAAAGTCTATGTGGAGGTTTTGATGTAGTTTTACGTCGTTTAAGAGGATgaggtttttaaaacaaataggTTTAAGctaatttcatattttcaaagaaatttGGTACAGACTGCTGTAACTTCACTTCCACATAAATGATTTTGACTGCAGCCCTGTTTGCACAGGACCAATATGACCTCAGGACTTTAATTAATTTGTAGCAATTAGCATTTCCTATGAGTCATGTTTGTATTATGTAAACTAAATGACCCACTGCAAATCTCCTTATTGCACCAGAATCACCCAACTGTGCATGAACATTTCTCtagaatttttaatttatttgcatttttaaaggcaaaagtATGTTTTGAAATGGTTGAAAACCTAAAggataatgttttaaaaaacattcatagtTAAGTTAAATTGAATAATACATTCTTTCACTTAAAATACAAAGTCTAAATGTACTTCTGAAatctatttatttgatttaaaaattggGATTTCCCTCCAAAAACGCAATCAGAAAGCTGCTGCAGTCTGAATCACCAGCCCTAAAAATGGAGCATTTTCTTAAAGGTATAAAACTCCTCTATGCAGTAAGTAGTTACTTTTAAGAAGTTTTCATAAATATGAGCTTGTCACTATTCACAGCTAGTACAGGTAGCTGTCAATTTGCAGAAGTAGCTCTTAATTTGGCACCAAATCTTTCCACCCACTGCAGATAccagctttttttgttgcttttttatcatgcataaatgaatatttgtttttagcattgCCTGGAGGAGGGGATTTTTACTGCTTTGTTTACAAAAAGAAGGAGCTAGAAATctcaaaatgtgcaaaatgtgacgttttttttttgccaagaaGATGCTCACCTCCTGTGCCATTGATTCCTGAGAATACATAGATTTAGCTCAATTCTATTTGAAGTTGCTGGAATCAACCAatgtttgattgtttatttaaatgaacatGTGATATAAACTCTGCACTTATGTgaattcaagcatttttttgttgcatttatttgTGCATGACCCCCTTTAAACTTTCCTCCTATATACTGCATTTCCCtccatatttctatttttaaaacccAAGGTCATTGTTTATAAATCGTCATCATGACGTCGTCTCCCATCCCCCACCCCTGCACCTTTCctcacgtaaaaaaaaaatgtgtatgtgtAATTCCACTACTAACCACTAGAGGCCCCCTTTTTAAAATCCCCCCTTCCTTGTGTTTTATTCCTCCACTGCCTGATTGCTCCCCCGCCCTCCCCCGCCCTCCCTCGCCTCCTCTCCTGGACTCCCGTGCTAGTAAAACCCCGGTAGGTtagctgccgccgccgccgctctgTCAGCCAAAGACCCTCATTGACTTCCCGCCGCAGACACATCACAGGAGACGCGGAAACGCTCCGGTACGTACATAACGGGGATGCGCTGCTTCATAGGGTCAAGAAGCCGAACGCTGCCGTGGAAATTCTCACCTGAGACAGTCATGTGAATATGGCACTCTCCATTTAAACCAAATGAAGATAAGTAAGGGAGGATGTTGAGGGGgatagggagagagagagaaaaaaggaaggaaatcattttttttctctcctccctCATGTGGTAAGTAGTTTCACTCAGCAGTGATGTGAACGTTTCCGGCTGCTGTCGTCGAGGCTTTACCGTTATGAAACCGGAGTGAACCGTTATACCGAGGCGCGCGCGCGCCAGAGCGAGCGAGCCCCGTTCCTAGCATAAAACCTCCAGATTCATACGGCAGTGACAGACAGACACAACGTTCATGGGGGTTTATATCAGAGCTTTTTGGTTGCGGTGGGGGGCTTTAAAGGACAGCTCGGCTCGCTCGGTATTGGGTGTTGCCATCGTAACCGAGTCACATTTTGGTCCAGTGACAACCTTCAAGATGTTCCTCTGTCGCCTTTGAAACACCGTCCGCGTGCGTCGTGGAATGAAGCGGAAGCAGATTTATTTGGCACCTTTTGAGCCTGTATTATCTATATTCTCCTTTGGTCTGTTCTTGATATGCCTTTTAAGTTTAATGGTCAAGCAGGACACTTGTTTATTCCCTCTTGATGttgattttatcttttatttatttgttgtttttgcaggcATTTTTTGAGTCATTTCTATTTATTCAGTTAATTTTGAGGGCCATCACATTCTCCCCACCACCTATTTGACCTTGTTTCGACGTATCAATGACTTCCTCATCTTTATACCCAAAGTAAACCCCCTCATCACCCATCGAGGCCTCAAACTCCCCCAGAGATCCTCATGAGTTTATATCTTGTCATGCAGTGCTTGGTTTTAAAATAGACATAGCTGCATTATCATCAGGACAGGATGGCCAGTCGCTGTAATAAAGCATCTCTACTTGGTCGGAAATAATTGATGAGGTGAGCCATTCTTAGGCAGCTATATGATTACACTGTGTACTTTCCTCGAGACCTGctgaaatttgatttaaaaccaTGCAGAACTGCCACCATGAACCCCAGAAATGGGTTAAACTCCCACAGCCAGTTATTGCTAAAAGTCACAGCAATGTG includes these proteins:
- the pidd1 gene encoding p53-induced death domain-containing protein 1; amino-acid sequence: MKKGESRRQAAAAQTPSTQQQELEDGEEDAAPTQYPLSTSIEAPREQRTLSNRVQGNCEEAGVSRSRDLIPKSQAGALNPEKDDKSVSPTSLLGTRDPSTSSPSSTSWSSSCYDMVLSSSSASSHSSGVSLSPPLPPSVEVSAVLTDTRLTLDVYHGGAGALPLLWGSVPAELRGIQYLRLGSEDRSGLDGALNVLTNLTELRSLAIRGHRLYDSKGEPLPGLLTSLPSSVSSLAHLVHLDLSFNQLSCVPPCLLILPLLSSLLLCHNIISALPPEICQLSSLTYLSLLGNTLGSLPSSLGQLKALQKLNVSHNLLEELPDEIGSLSELVQLDLSHNKLKQLPESMGSLFSLRELVIYSNDMRMVPSCLSKLPQLKIDARDNPLGKPPTPPPLPPTLGPSATKMPELHLGFNQHSFWVTPAGCHVFLPGGAELVFPYRCLLTTTRLSWAEKRPNRKWVWLEEHDILLSRPLELRPHGVEFLKPVEVCVPYHRKKRREVVVRRFDGELWSTLSTDVRRGSKHNCCHPGGHPVRLACCSVRSFSWFMAVARPVRDSCSVTPTGALLVSSAHPGIKLHFPPDSTAQTRSVTLQVLQVSESTVQAVCGDPQVRVSPLLCLSQNPCLHFLQPVKVQIPLPSGLTGHTADLSCLHLLHGDPAAQTWTDITSQVSLYVTHLYAIFYITHFSWYWLWYTTQRCVSGVVRKVYQRLKQFKVQFLVLQRKTDPSQVLLQCLPTNKVESRVKFLSEQYDGPQPSDLCDLLEGEQFFAGFERGLDISTDSPDCVSGRLCFVFYSSLKNLKEVYICPVQGQTGPVRGQVSFYRGEIPSNLPEEVARKRKGLDNQWLATLPLKLPALNSDNSYNLDEQQYPPLNLGDPESGYLTEANLLSISLQIGQDWRVIGINLGLSYQELERIEYKHRDNLGALVLHMLFHWAHQQKSAGPGAVSRLTAAMIESGRRDLAEEIEDIVNIGRRKYSESLRRVGLEAEGSCPAEAQQQINPH